CTGTTTGCCGCGGCTTATGCTTCGCTGTGTGTGGAGCGTTCTGGTGCGGCACACTCGATGCCCCCTTACGCAGAAGCGCTGGCCAGGTTGCAGGCGTATCCGGATTGCATCCTGGAAGCGTTGGGTGAGTGTGTTTAAGGCAAGATGGCCACACATTCCTGTAGCGGCGCAATTTATTGCGCGATAAATCGCGCCGCTACGAAACTGTGCAATTTGGAGATTGTGTTTACGCCTGCAACCAGCCGGCGATCTGCGCATGCTGCAGCAGCATAATGGCTTTGCCATCGCGAATGCGGCCATCTTTTACCATCATCAGCGCTTCCGGGAAACTCAGCTCCAGCACGGTAATCTCTTCATCTTCGACGCCGCCGCCCTTGTTGGCACGCTGCGCATCGCTGTATTCCGCCGCGAAGAAGTGGATCAGTTCGGTTACGCCGCCCGGCGACATATAGGCTTCAAAAATTTTCTCCACTTTTCCCACTTGATAGCCGGTCTCTTCAATCGCCTCTTTACGAATGCAATCTTCCGGCGAATCGTCATCCAGCAATCCGGCACAGGTTTCAATCAGCTCGCCGCTGGTATTGCCATTAACATAGGTGGCGATGCGGAACTGGCGAACCAGCAGAACGGTATTTTTTTCAGTGTTATACAGCAGGATAGTTGCGCCGTTGCCGCGATCGTAGACTTCGCGTTTATGACGCACGACTTCGCCGTTGTTGCGGGTGAGTTCATAGGTGAAGTTGCGCAGCACAAACCAGTTTTCTGACAACAACTTATCTTTGATGATGTTGATCTTTAACGACATAGCCGCTCCACTGCAGATTTGAGGGAGCCTGAGATAATAGGCCGAAGCGGTACGGAAAACTATCTGAATTGTGAGGTTGGACGTTTGATAAAAAACCAGGTCGCCATAAATGGCGACCCTACGGTTGAAGCTTGCACGGTTTACCTATTAAAAACCGTTGGGCTGGTCTTTCATATCCGGCAAATGGTGGGCAATGCCTTTATGGCAATCGATACAGGTTTTCCCTTCCTCAATGGCTTTGGTGTGCATCTTCGCCGCCACGGTTTTCTGCGCGGTTAAATCCATATAATCGAAGTTGTGGCAGTTACGACACTCCTGCGAGTTGTTGTTTTGCATCCTGCGCCATTCGTTTCTCGCCAGCTCAATGCGATGATCCTCGAACTTTTGCGGCGTATCAATGATGCCGAAAATCTTGGCGTACACCTCTTTGCTCGCCTGAATTTTACGCAACATCTTCGGGCCCCACTCGTGCGGCACGTGACAATCCGGACAGGTGGCACGCACGCCGCTGCGGTTGTTGTAGTGCACCGTCTGCATATACTCCTGGTAGACGTTATTGCGCATCTCATGGCAGCCAATACAGAACTGCTCGCGGTTGGTCATCTCCATCGCGGTGTTGAAGCCGCCCCAGAAAATAATGCCGCCGGCAAAGCCCAGAATCAGCAGCGTGCCCAGCGCCAGACGGCTTGGACGTCGCCACCAGCGCCAGATGCGCAGAAGTTTCTCTTTCATCATTTCCTCACTTACCGAAGCCATCAGCCGGTTTGAAGGTGTTCTCCACCACCGGCTTAGCATCGGTTTGCGGCACGTGACACTGCAGGCAGAAGTAGCGACGCGGCGATACGGTGCTGCTCACCAAACCATCGCGATCGGTGAAGTGCGTTGGGCTAACGCGCGGCGCGCCGGTGGTGAGGTAGCTCTGCGTGCCGTGGCACTGCAGGCAGCGGTTAACGTTTTTCGTCACCTGATAGCCATCCACGCTATGCGGGATAACCGGCGGCTGATTCACGTAGTTGAGCGGCTTACGGCTCTGCTCTTTGGGCTGATGAATGGTGCCCTGCTGCGTAGCGGTCACTTCCGGTGACTGATTGAGATCGACGCCGTTATTAGCGTAGACCGTGCCGCCGAGCATCAGGGCGGCCAACGTAACGAGTGTGATTAAGGGTTTCATTGCATCCTGCCTTAAATTTTAACCAGCTTGACGGCGCATTTTTTGTAATCGGTCTGCTTCGATAGCGGATCGGTAGCATCCAGGGTGACGTTATTCGCCAGCACGCCGGCATCGAAGAACGGCATAAACACCAGGCCTTTTGGCGGCTGATTACGACCGCGCGTTTCGACGGTGGCAATGGTTTCACCACGGCGTGACACCACGCGAACCTTTTCACCGCGACGGAAATTGCGATCTTTGGCATCAAGCGGATGGATATAGAGTAGCGCCTGCGGCACCGCACGGTGCAGTTCAGGTACGCGACGCGTCATGGTGC
The sequence above is drawn from the Pantoea nemavictus genome and encodes:
- the nudK gene encoding GDP-mannose pyrophosphatase NudK; the protein is MSLKINIIKDKLLSENWFVLRNFTYELTRNNGEVVRHKREVYDRGNGATILLYNTEKNTVLLVRQFRIATYVNGNTSGELIETCAGLLDDDSPEDCIRKEAIEETGYQVGKVEKIFEAYMSPGGVTELIHFFAAEYSDAQRANKGGGVEDEEITVLELSFPEALMMVKDGRIRDGKAIMLLQHAQIAGWLQA
- the napC gene encoding cytochrome c-type protein NapC, with translation MKEKLLRIWRWWRRPSRLALGTLLILGFAGGIIFWGGFNTAMEMTNREQFCIGCHEMRNNVYQEYMQTVHYNNRSGVRATCPDCHVPHEWGPKMLRKIQASKEVYAKIFGIIDTPQKFEDHRIELARNEWRRMQNNNSQECRNCHNFDYMDLTAQKTVAAKMHTKAIEEGKTCIDCHKGIAHHLPDMKDQPNGF
- the napB gene encoding nitrate reductase cytochrome c-type subunit encodes the protein MKPLITLVTLAALMLGGTVYANNGVDLNQSPEVTATQQGTIHQPKEQSRKPLNYVNQPPVIPHSVDGYQVTKNVNRCLQCHGTQSYLTTGAPRVSPTHFTDRDGLVSSTVSPRRYFCLQCHVPQTDAKPVVENTFKPADGFGK